From Desulfonatronum thioautotrophicum, a single genomic window includes:
- a CDS encoding universal stress protein: MKKKILLATTGSPASFGAARVAFEMARRYDAELLLFHVAGVPKKGFSYQEVSDVRSQEAVSVDEDYMAWVEEELKTTYAKQLEDCNNFRILLATGLPHREILRVARGEDVDMIIMGAHSGDSSAVYSKGYPGSTLQRVAKAAKCPVMTVHRESASYMGGFSHIVFATDFSKQSESAFKYALSMAKEFDCEMTLFHALDITSKVLAQSDIEDKLISLRKRLRDVYGPKMGDFKNFEVDVWEGNPYVEIVKIARERMADLIVLAHNTRELDPEQASMGSTLEQVILRANCPVVSVNRPDKV, translated from the coding sequence ATGAAGAAAAAGATTCTATTGGCGACAACAGGCTCCCCGGCCAGCTTCGGGGCCGCGCGGGTAGCCTTTGAGATGGCCAGGCGGTATGATGCGGAACTGCTGCTCTTTCACGTCGCCGGCGTGCCTAAAAAAGGCTTTTCCTATCAGGAAGTCAGCGATGTTCGTTCCCAGGAGGCCGTGTCGGTGGACGAAGACTACATGGCCTGGGTTGAGGAGGAGCTGAAGACCACATACGCCAAGCAACTCGAGGATTGCAATAATTTCCGCATCCTTTTGGCCACGGGTCTGCCGCACCGGGAAATCCTCCGAGTCGCCCGCGGCGAAGATGTGGACATGATCATCATGGGAGCGCATTCCGGCGACTCCAGCGCGGTCTATTCCAAAGGCTACCCCGGAAGCACCCTGCAACGGGTGGCCAAGGCGGCCAAGTGCCCCGTTATGACCGTACACCGCGAATCCGCGTCGTATATGGGCGGCTTCTCCCACATTGTCTTTGCCACGGACTTCTCCAAACAATCAGAAAGCGCCTTCAAGTACGCCTTGTCCATGGCCAAGGAATTCGATTGCGAAATGACCCTGTTCCACGCCCTGGACATTACCAGCAAGGTTTTGGCCCAGAGCGACATTGAAGACAAACTCATCTCGCTTCGCAAACGGCTTCGGGACGTGTACGGTCCCAAGATGGGTGATTTCAAGAACTTTGAAGTCGACGTCTGGGAAGGCAATCCATACGTGGAAATCGTCAAGATCGCCCGTGAGCGGATGGCCGATTTGATCGTCCTGGCTCACAACACCAGGGAGCTGGACCCGGAACAGGCCAGCATGGGGTCGACTTTGGAACAAGTGATCCTCCGCGCCAACTGCCCGGTGGTCAGCGTGAACAGACCGGACAAGGTCTAG
- a CDS encoding 4Fe-4S binding protein, with translation MREVVVISGKGGTGKTSITAAFAHLAENVIVCDLDVDAPDLHMLLVPIVEEEHAFRSGHEAVIDQERCTKCGVCAELCRFGAVREDQGKYVVDPLRCEGCKVCVYFCPEQAVDFLEKHCGLWFASSMRFGPMIHARLFPGEENSGRLVALLKKEARLRAKALGLSLVLCDGTPGIGCPVISSLSGANLAVVVTEPTPSGRHDLERVVDLCRHFRIPVAVIVNKFDLNPDNSRAIEAYCLENGHATLGMLPYDEEVTRAMVQAKCITEYPPSIFGNELREIWKKIMAHPVGSLPL, from the coding sequence ATGCGTGAAGTCGTGGTGATCAGCGGCAAGGGCGGCACGGGCAAGACCAGTATCACCGCGGCCTTCGCGCATTTGGCTGAAAACGTTATTGTCTGCGACCTGGATGTGGATGCGCCGGACCTGCACATGCTGCTGGTCCCGATTGTCGAGGAAGAGCATGCGTTTCGCTCCGGGCACGAAGCTGTGATCGATCAAGAGCGGTGCACGAAATGCGGCGTATGCGCGGAACTCTGCCGCTTTGGGGCTGTGCGCGAAGACCAGGGAAAGTATGTCGTCGACCCGTTGCGGTGCGAGGGCTGCAAGGTCTGCGTTTATTTCTGTCCCGAACAGGCCGTGGATTTCTTGGAAAAGCACTGCGGGCTGTGGTTCGCATCCAGCATGCGCTTCGGGCCGATGATCCATGCCCGGCTGTTTCCAGGCGAGGAAAATTCCGGGCGACTGGTGGCTCTGCTGAAAAAGGAGGCCCGTCTGCGAGCCAAAGCCTTGGGGTTGTCCCTGGTTTTGTGCGACGGAACGCCGGGTATAGGGTGTCCAGTCATCAGCTCGCTCTCCGGTGCCAACCTGGCCGTGGTGGTAACCGAGCCGACACCATCCGGACGGCATGATCTGGAGCGCGTGGTCGACCTGTGCCGGCATTTCCGCATTCCCGTGGCCGTGATCGTGAACAAATTCGACCTGAACCCTGATAACAGCCGGGCCATTGAAGCGTATTGTCTCGAAAACGGGCATGCCACACTGGGCATGCTGCCCTATGACGAAGAGGTGACCAGGGCCATGGTCCAGGCCAAATGCATTACCGAGTACCCGCCCTCCATCTTTGGCAACGAGTTGCGCGAGATTTGGAAAAAAATCATGGCCCATCCCGTCGGATCTTTGCCTCTCTGA
- a CDS encoding NifB/NifX family molybdenum-iron cluster-binding protein: MDTLIIAVPSETPGGLDAALGMHFGHCDLYTIVEANGGEIVDVRTLPNVPHQQGGCMAPVNHLAGNGVKVLIAGGMGLRPLMGFQQAGVRVVHGAGAPSVGHAIQAFLMDSLPTFSTENTCGGGA; this comes from the coding sequence ATGGACACGTTGATTATCGCCGTCCCATCCGAAACGCCTGGTGGTCTGGATGCCGCCTTGGGGATGCACTTTGGCCACTGCGATCTGTACACTATCGTGGAAGCCAATGGTGGAGAGATCGTGGACGTGCGAACACTGCCCAACGTCCCCCATCAGCAGGGTGGATGCATGGCCCCGGTCAACCACCTGGCCGGCAACGGCGTCAAGGTGCTTATTGCCGGAGGCATGGGGTTGCGTCCGTTGATGGGGTTCCAGCAAGCCGGTGTGCGTGTTGTACACGGAGCCGGAGCGCCTTCCGTTGGTCATGCGATCCAGGCCTTCCTGATGGACTCCCTGCCGACGTTCAGCACCGAGAACACCTGCGGCGGAGGAGCATAG
- the divK gene encoding DVU0259 family response regulator domain-containing protein: MAKKIMVVDDDKEITSYLTQLFKDNGYETVEANDGSEAHDIVAKEKPDLITLDLEMPNEWGPRFYRKLTQNPELKKIPIIVISGLPSNQYAIQKAVASLTKPFDRDELMKIVKQTIG, encoded by the coding sequence GTGGCGAAGAAAATCATGGTCGTCGACGACGACAAGGAAATCACCTCGTACCTGACCCAGCTGTTCAAGGACAACGGCTATGAAACCGTGGAAGCCAATGACGGCTCCGAGGCGCACGACATCGTGGCCAAGGAAAAACCGGACCTGATCACCCTTGACCTGGAAATGCCCAATGAATGGGGGCCGCGCTTTTATCGCAAACTGACCCAGAATCCGGAACTGAAAAAAATCCCCATCATTGTGATCAGCGGCCTGCCTTCCAACCAGTATGCGATCCAAAAAGCCGTCGCCAGCCTGACCAAGCCTTTCGACCGCGACGAGCTGATGAAGATCGTCAAACAGACCATCGGCTGA
- a CDS encoding sigma-54 interaction domain-containing protein, which yields MHFLHDISCEHIMDSLADGVFTVDKDWNITFFNRAACAITGVKKDEALGRKCWEVFRSSICDGACALKSSVETGESRANRALYFVRSDGTRVPISINAAPLRDRRGKIVGGVETFRDLSALHQIQKKLDGLYRVEDIISRSPVFQRTLSILPQIAASGSTVLLLGESGTGKELVARAIHNLSGRSGKPFVAVNCGALPEQLLESELFGHKAGAFTDAKRDKPGRFQAADGGTLFLDEIGDMPLTLQVKILRALQEKVIEPLGAVQGVPVNVRVVAATNKNLEEMVACQAFRGDLYYRLNVVRLVLPPLRERPEDVPLLVRHVVKRQNALTGKDIQGVTEEVMRLLVRHPFPGNVRELENIIEYAFILCPGGLIKLEHLPEGLCPDTPGTPTVTMCGTMDEIKRQAAAQALARNNGRVMAACRELDVSKDTLRRLLRR from the coding sequence ATGCATTTTTTACATGACATATCCTGCGAACACATCATGGACAGCCTGGCTGACGGAGTTTTCACCGTGGACAAGGACTGGAACATTACCTTTTTCAACCGCGCAGCCTGCGCCATTACCGGCGTAAAGAAGGACGAGGCCCTGGGGCGTAAGTGCTGGGAAGTCTTTCGATCCAGCATCTGCGACGGGGCATGTGCCCTGAAGTCCTCTGTGGAAACAGGGGAGAGCCGGGCCAACCGCGCGCTGTATTTCGTGCGCAGTGATGGAACCAGGGTGCCTATCAGCATCAACGCCGCTCCGCTGCGGGACCGGCGGGGCAAAATCGTGGGCGGAGTGGAGACGTTCCGCGACCTTTCGGCCCTGCATCAGATCCAAAAGAAGCTGGACGGGCTGTACCGGGTGGAAGACATCATCAGCAGGAGCCCGGTGTTTCAGCGGACTTTGAGCATCCTGCCCCAGATCGCGGCCAGCGGCTCCACGGTGCTGCTGTTGGGGGAGTCGGGAACGGGCAAGGAATTGGTGGCTCGGGCGATTCATAATCTGAGCGGTCGTAGCGGTAAGCCGTTCGTGGCCGTGAACTGCGGGGCCCTGCCAGAGCAACTGCTGGAGAGCGAGCTGTTCGGCCACAAGGCCGGGGCGTTTACTGACGCGAAGCGGGACAAACCGGGTCGGTTCCAGGCCGCGGACGGCGGGACCTTGTTTCTTGACGAAATCGGCGATATGCCCTTGACCTTGCAGGTCAAGATTCTGCGCGCCCTGCAGGAGAAGGTGATCGAACCTTTGGGCGCGGTGCAAGGAGTGCCGGTGAACGTCCGGGTGGTCGCGGCCACCAACAAGAACCTGGAAGAGATGGTCGCCTGCCAGGCGTTCCGAGGGGATCTCTATTACCGGTTGAACGTGGTTCGCCTGGTTCTGCCTCCTTTGAGGGAGCGTCCGGAGGACGTCCCGCTGCTGGTCCGGCATGTGGTCAAGCGCCAGAACGCCCTGACCGGCAAGGATATTCAGGGAGTGACCGAGGAGGTGATGCGCCTCCTGGTGCGGCACCCGTTCCCGGGCAACGTCCGGGAGCTGGAAAACATCATAGAATACGCCTTCATTCTTTGCCCTGGAGGATTGATCAAGCTGGAACATTTGCCCGAAGGCTTGTGCCCCGATACTCCGGGCACGCCGACCGTGACCATGTGCGGCACCATGGATGAAATCAAGCGTCAGGCCGCGGCTCAGGCCCTGGCCCGCAACAATGGCCGTGTCATGGCCGCATGCCGCGAGTTGGATGTGTCCAAGGACACGCTGCGGCGGTTGTTGCGTCGGTGA
- a CDS encoding hybrid sensor histidine kinase/response regulator yields MNTDRKLLLVDDEEGIRRFLGLTLEDMGYEIKTAENGRVALQILEDFQPSIVLTDIKMPVMDGIELMRRLKMDYPDIEVVIITGHGDLELAIEALKSEAADFITKPINDDVLEISLNRVREKIVMKRQLRDYTENLERLVEEKTQRIVELERQTAAGQMVEKFSDFLSSISNEVEDRTGLFNELPCLVSLHNQDLQVVACNSLFRERIGDCNGMHTHEMYTPESFTESTCPIQETFRTGGGQRRKITLAGKEKAAIPVTAHTSPIQDKSGEVGLVLCIAVDMTELSRLRDELLATQRKYQRLFDEVPCYITVQNPDFTVAETNRRFKEKFNEAEGLLCYHEKKGREAPCPDCLMLQTLQDGESHQMETVVTTREGEQLNVLAISSPIRNVQGEIHQVIEMYTDITEIRRLQDHLTSLGIMLGSMSHGVKGLLTALDGGMYRLESGLKNNHPDQVTDALDTLKNIIGKVRKLVLDILYYAKSRDLDIQDLDVMKFLSDTAELIRPRAAKADVQLTFRTEDNLGSFEIDAAALSAALVNFLENAIDACEGVEDTQRHVEFSASATPDNVVIMVKDQGQGMDKETRDKIFTLFFSSKGSKGTGLGLFISNQTIEKHGGSIAVESEPGKGSTFTITLPRKQPTTCP; encoded by the coding sequence ATGAACACGGATAGAAAACTGCTGCTCGTCGATGACGAAGAGGGGATCAGGCGGTTTCTCGGTCTGACCCTGGAAGACATGGGTTACGAGATCAAGACTGCTGAGAATGGACGGGTCGCTCTGCAGATTCTCGAGGATTTTCAGCCTTCGATCGTGCTTACGGACATCAAGATGCCCGTCATGGATGGCATTGAACTGATGCGTCGGCTCAAGATGGACTATCCCGACATAGAGGTGGTGATTATCACCGGTCATGGGGATTTGGAACTCGCCATTGAGGCTTTGAAGAGTGAAGCAGCGGACTTCATCACCAAGCCGATCAACGACGATGTATTGGAAATCTCTCTGAACCGGGTTCGAGAAAAAATTGTGATGAAGCGCCAGCTTCGAGACTACACAGAGAATCTCGAACGGCTTGTGGAAGAAAAAACCCAACGTATTGTCGAACTGGAACGACAGACCGCTGCCGGCCAGATGGTGGAAAAATTCAGTGACTTTCTTTCAAGTATTTCCAACGAAGTAGAAGACCGAACCGGACTCTTCAACGAGCTCCCCTGCCTCGTATCCCTGCACAACCAGGATCTGCAGGTCGTCGCCTGCAACAGCCTCTTCAGGGAGCGCATTGGCGACTGCAACGGCATGCATACCCACGAGATGTACACTCCGGAGTCTTTCACCGAATCCACCTGTCCGATCCAGGAGACCTTCAGAACGGGTGGCGGTCAACGCCGCAAGATCACTCTGGCCGGAAAGGAAAAAGCCGCGATTCCGGTCACGGCCCATACGTCACCGATTCAGGACAAAAGCGGCGAGGTTGGGCTGGTTTTGTGCATCGCCGTGGACATGACGGAACTCAGTCGCCTCCGGGATGAGCTCTTGGCCACCCAGCGCAAATACCAGCGTCTTTTCGATGAGGTTCCCTGCTACATTACCGTGCAAAACCCGGATTTTACCGTGGCGGAAACCAACCGGCGCTTCAAGGAAAAGTTCAACGAAGCCGAAGGGCTGTTGTGCTACCACGAAAAGAAGGGTCGGGAAGCTCCCTGCCCGGACTGCTTAATGCTTCAGACGCTCCAGGACGGAGAGTCCCACCAGATGGAGACCGTGGTCACCACCCGCGAAGGCGAGCAGCTCAATGTGCTGGCGATCTCCTCGCCGATTCGCAACGTCCAGGGCGAAATCCATCAGGTCATTGAGATGTACACCGACATCACCGAAATTCGCCGTCTCCAGGACCATTTGACCTCACTGGGGATCATGCTCGGCTCCATGTCCCACGGAGTCAAGGGCTTGCTCACAGCCTTGGACGGGGGCATGTACCGCCTGGAATCAGGACTGAAGAACAATCACCCCGACCAGGTCACGGACGCTCTGGATACCTTGAAAAACATCATTGGCAAGGTCCGCAAGCTGGTGTTGGATATTCTGTATTACGCCAAATCACGGGATCTGGATATTCAAGATTTGGACGTGATGAAATTCCTGAGCGATACGGCAGAACTGATCCGTCCGCGAGCGGCCAAGGCAGACGTCCAGTTAACCTTTCGTACCGAAGACAATCTCGGCTCCTTTGAAATCGACGCCGCGGCCCTGTCAGCGGCCTTGGTCAATTTCCTGGAGAATGCAATAGATGCCTGCGAGGGAGTTGAAGACACGCAACGCCACGTCGAATTTTCAGCATCGGCAACCCCGGATAACGTCGTTATTATGGTCAAGGACCAGGGCCAGGGCATGGACAAGGAAACCCGAGACAAAATTTTCACCCTGTTTTTTTCTTCCAAAGGCAGCAAAGGCACTGGCCTGGGCCTGTTCATCTCCAACCAGACCATCGAAAAACACGGCGGTTCCATCGCAGTGGAATCTGAACCCGGCAAGGGCAGCACCTTCACCATCACCCTGCCTCGAAAGCAGCCAACAACCTGTCCCTGA
- a CDS encoding FAD-dependent oxidoreductase, whose translation MSQHIVIIGAVALGSKAAARFKRLEPESRVTLVDRDKHIAYSGCGIPFYVSGEVSDVPELQSTSFHVLRDAEYFRKSKGVEVRTETEAMAIDREAKTVTLAHIPTGRREVLTYDQLVLATGSNPVVPPFPGKELAGVHTVHNLDSAESIRSLVSSGSVKRAVVVGAGFIGLEMAVALVDLWGVETTVIELREQILPGVIGGNLSLTALRHMRDKGVRFQLGDQVLSLEGDDRGRVARVRTRQGEIPADLVIIAVGVRPNTELARASGLAVSERGGIIVDEFLRTSDPHIYAGGDCVELRHLLTNASVFLPMGSLANRQGRVIGDNLAGGTTCFSGVVGSWCVKLFDIAAAGTGLTLQAAQSAGFDALSVHVSQSDRAHFHPDKGVMNLDLIVERAAGRVLGMQGTADRGDALVGKVNVIAGLLPVGLKVEALSSLETAYSPPFSAALDILNVLGNAAENILAGRNMAIQTDEFAALWKQRGQNTHFFLDCREPSDAKKEALAYPEYWINIPQGDLIENLDKLPQDKRIVVICGTGARSYETLITLGHIGFQDVISVAGGISAVSASGLDLC comes from the coding sequence ATGTCGCAACACATCGTCATCATCGGGGCCGTGGCCTTGGGCTCCAAAGCGGCCGCCCGCTTCAAGCGCCTGGAACCGGAAAGCCGGGTCACCCTCGTGGATCGAGACAAACACATCGCTTACAGCGGCTGCGGCATTCCGTTCTACGTATCCGGCGAAGTCAGCGACGTCCCGGAACTGCAAAGCACTTCCTTCCACGTCCTTCGCGACGCCGAATATTTTCGGAAAAGCAAAGGCGTGGAAGTACGCACCGAAACCGAGGCCATGGCCATAGACCGCGAGGCCAAAACCGTGACCCTTGCCCACATCCCCACGGGACGCCGCGAGGTGCTGACCTATGATCAGCTGGTGCTGGCCACGGGCAGCAACCCCGTGGTACCGCCCTTCCCGGGAAAAGAGTTGGCCGGCGTGCATACCGTGCACAACCTCGACTCCGCCGAAAGCATCCGCTCCCTCGTTTCCAGTGGAAGCGTGAAGCGGGCCGTGGTGGTGGGAGCGGGCTTTATCGGCCTGGAAATGGCCGTGGCCCTGGTCGACCTCTGGGGAGTGGAGACTACGGTCATCGAGCTCCGGGAACAGATCCTGCCCGGCGTGATCGGAGGTAATCTGTCCCTTACGGCTCTGCGACACATGCGGGACAAAGGCGTGCGTTTCCAATTGGGCGACCAGGTGCTCAGCCTGGAGGGCGATGACCGCGGACGGGTTGCCCGGGTGCGCACCAGGCAGGGTGAAATTCCGGCGGACCTGGTCATCATCGCCGTGGGCGTGCGGCCCAATACGGAACTGGCCCGGGCCTCCGGTTTGGCCGTGTCCGAGCGGGGCGGCATCATTGTGGACGAATTTCTGCGAACGTCCGATCCCCACATCTACGCTGGAGGCGACTGCGTGGAACTGCGCCATCTGCTGACCAACGCCAGCGTCTTCCTGCCAATGGGCTCATTGGCCAATCGCCAGGGCCGGGTGATCGGCGACAATCTGGCCGGTGGTACGACGTGCTTCTCCGGTGTTGTGGGCTCCTGGTGCGTCAAGCTGTTCGACATTGCCGCTGCCGGAACCGGCCTGACATTGCAGGCCGCGCAATCCGCCGGTTTCGATGCCCTGAGCGTCCATGTCAGTCAATCGGACCGGGCCCATTTTCATCCGGACAAAGGTGTGATGAACCTGGATCTGATCGTGGAACGCGCAGCAGGCCGTGTCCTGGGAATGCAGGGGACCGCGGACCGGGGCGACGCCCTGGTGGGCAAGGTGAACGTTATTGCAGGACTCCTACCGGTTGGCTTGAAGGTGGAGGCCCTGAGCAGCCTGGAAACGGCCTACTCTCCACCTTTTTCCGCCGCACTGGATATTTTGAACGTCCTGGGCAATGCGGCCGAAAACATCCTCGCAGGACGGAACATGGCCATTCAGACGGATGAATTCGCCGCCCTCTGGAAACAACGAGGACAAAACACGCATTTCTTTCTGGACTGCCGTGAGCCATCCGATGCGAAGAAAGAAGCCCTGGCCTATCCCGAATACTGGATCAACATTCCCCAAGGCGACCTGATCGAAAACCTGGATAAACTGCCCCAAGATAAGCGCATCGTCGTCATCTGCGGCACCGGGGCGCGCTCCTATGAAACATTGATAACCCTAGGCCACATAGGTTTTCAGGATGTGATTAGCGTGGCGGGCGGTATCAGCGCCGTCAGCGCGTCGGGACTTGACCTGTGTTGA
- a CDS encoding response regulator, translating to MQILMATNRSEDIFARFCEALRQEMGNVELLFTNNWTNVLAAVKVMPPGFVILDQDLPEGEPLDLVRKLMSVNAAVNCIVITDLDEESFHEAGEGLGIFAPLPVEPSFADGEDLARRIQRFLGGPRA from the coding sequence ATGCAGATATTGATGGCCACCAATCGTTCAGAGGATATATTCGCTCGTTTTTGCGAAGCGTTGCGGCAAGAGATGGGTAACGTGGAGTTACTGTTCACCAATAACTGGACCAACGTTCTGGCCGCGGTGAAGGTCATGCCGCCGGGATTTGTGATCCTGGACCAGGACCTGCCCGAAGGCGAGCCATTGGATCTGGTGCGTAAATTGATGTCGGTGAACGCGGCGGTGAATTGCATCGTGATCACCGACCTGGACGAGGAATCCTTTCATGAGGCCGGTGAAGGGCTGGGAATCTTCGCGCCACTGCCCGTGGAGCCAAGCTTCGCGGACGGAGAAGACCTGGCTCGACGGATACAGCGGTTTTTGGGAGGTCCCCGCGCGTAA
- a CDS encoding NifB/NifX family molybdenum-iron cluster-binding protein translates to MRVCLACYGNRIATLLDTATSLHLYHEQPDGPMRDTPEQMFPGQGHGPEIHVLPSTVRDLGMLGFARTLVQLDVYWLLCGGLACPDRDILIYVGLRVEPWIGGRADEVAQAWFSGRVLSYKMPGLGRRNYAAGRGWRRTTKGVRKMQMKRIAVSSEGPLLGDMVDPRFGRAAGFVVVEQVGNASSYIDNGASQVMAQGAGIQAAQNLANAGVDVVISGFVGPKAFQALSAAGIQIIQNVEGVTVGQAVERFKRGELTVADAPNSQAHGGTGRGSGQGRGQGARR, encoded by the coding sequence ATGCGAGTGTGTTTGGCCTGCTATGGAAACCGTATCGCAACATTGCTGGATACGGCCACATCGCTACACCTCTATCATGAACAGCCCGACGGGCCGATGCGTGACACTCCGGAACAGATGTTTCCGGGGCAGGGGCATGGGCCGGAAATACACGTTTTGCCGAGTACAGTGCGGGATCTGGGCATGTTGGGTTTTGCGCGGACCCTGGTGCAGTTGGATGTCTACTGGTTGCTCTGCGGCGGATTGGCCTGTCCGGACAGGGATATTTTGATTTACGTCGGGCTACGGGTGGAACCCTGGATTGGCGGCAGGGCGGATGAAGTGGCGCAAGCCTGGTTTTCGGGACGCGTTCTGTCCTACAAAATGCCCGGCCTTGGAAGACGTAACTACGCAGCAGGGCGAGGATGGCGACGGACCACAAAAGGAGTTCGAAAAATGCAGATGAAACGTATTGCGGTTTCCAGTGAAGGCCCTCTTCTGGGTGACATGGTGGATCCACGGTTCGGGAGGGCGGCGGGTTTCGTCGTCGTGGAGCAAGTCGGAAACGCCTCAAGCTACATTGACAATGGGGCGTCCCAGGTCATGGCCCAAGGCGCGGGGATCCAGGCGGCGCAAAATCTTGCAAACGCCGGGGTGGACGTGGTGATCAGCGGGTTTGTCGGTCCCAAGGCTTTTCAAGCCTTGTCCGCCGCGGGAATCCAGATCATCCAAAATGTCGAGGGCGTGACCGTGGGTCAGGCCGTGGAACGGTTCAAGCGCGGCGAATTGACCGTGGCTGATGCACCCAATTCCCAGGCGCATGGTGGAACAGGTCGAGGAAGTGGGCAAGGACGTGGGCAAGGAGCGCGGCGGTGA
- a CDS encoding universal stress protein, protein MFRLIFLALADKADGTAAVQMAAAVAARHEAGFMVQHVNTPHEREQSCVLQLSDEREFPVRQVQIEAFCRANMPEGLTADVMLGSGFVHVETLKTIRLMEPDLVVIGDQGDAELCRRELSASTTDTALLIAREAACPVLAVPPGMSATLNRSPSGAFRRIVAAIDLQEGTENVLNMARRIVEADGGTLAVFHALPQAHAELEGAALGRALEQAKHRLFHFGRKLILPAATKFVVREGDPSVEILKYARNGEADLIVLSPDYCAETRGPSKMEPRISSQVIAGARCPVMLVGPDAPTGRFQEPRQPERKA, encoded by the coding sequence ATGTTCAGGCTGATTTTCCTGGCACTAGCCGACAAGGCCGACGGCACGGCCGCCGTTCAAATGGCGGCGGCGGTCGCCGCCCGTCACGAGGCGGGCTTCATGGTCCAGCATGTCAACACGCCCCATGAGCGGGAGCAAAGCTGCGTGCTGCAGCTTTCCGACGAACGGGAATTCCCGGTCCGACAGGTCCAGATCGAAGCGTTCTGCCGGGCGAACATGCCCGAAGGGCTGACTGCGGACGTGATGCTCGGTTCCGGATTTGTCCATGTCGAGACGCTCAAGACCATCCGCCTCATGGAGCCGGACCTCGTGGTCATCGGCGACCAGGGCGACGCCGAACTCTGCCGACGGGAGCTTTCCGCCTCGACCACGGACACCGCGCTGCTCATCGCCCGGGAAGCCGCCTGTCCGGTGCTCGCTGTTCCGCCGGGCATGTCGGCGACATTGAACCGATCCCCTTCAGGAGCATTCCGACGCATCGTCGCGGCCATCGACCTCCAGGAAGGAACGGAAAACGTTCTGAACATGGCGAGGCGGATCGTTGAAGCGGACGGAGGAACCCTGGCCGTATTTCATGCCCTGCCACAGGCCCATGCGGAGCTTGAAGGAGCGGCCCTGGGCCGGGCACTGGAGCAAGCCAAACATCGCCTTTTCCACTTCGGACGAAAACTGATCCTGCCCGCCGCGACGAAATTCGTGGTTCGCGAAGGTGACCCGTCCGTGGAAATCCTGAAATACGCCCGGAACGGCGAGGCGGACCTCATCGTGCTGAGTCCGGACTATTGCGCTGAAACACGGGGGCCTTCAAAAATGGAGCCGCGTATCTCGTCCCAGGTCATTGCCGGGGCGCGTTGCCCGGTAATGCTCGTCGGTCCGGACGCTCCGACCGGTCGGTTTCAAGAACCACGTCAGCCAGAAAGGAAGGCGTAA
- a CDS encoding ATP-binding protein: MIFAVASGKGGTGKTTVTASLAAIWEEPVTLVDLDVEEPNLHLFLKPEVMRETAAMLEVPVHDSDKCNLCGECASFCQYKALAIMGKTMLFYPEMCHGCGGCLKICPEGALSPGGRELGVIIEGQTEFGRFVMGRLRVGEAMSPPLMQQVKQRVKEQTSHAGKPNGELGGVRGDVLIDAPPGVSCPAMHAVMDTDVILLVTEPTPFGLYDFRLAVEAFSGLNKPMGAVINRVGIGDQGVDDYCRAAGIPIWAHIPNSIFAAKAYSRGEIVARELPELKGIFQELKERMRAAVTVSREVGHA; the protein is encoded by the coding sequence GTGATCTTCGCTGTTGCCAGCGGCAAGGGGGGGACGGGGAAAACCACGGTCACCGCCTCTCTGGCCGCCATTTGGGAGGAGCCGGTGACTCTCGTGGACCTGGACGTGGAAGAGCCCAATCTGCATCTGTTCCTGAAGCCCGAGGTGATGCGGGAGACAGCGGCCATGCTGGAGGTTCCGGTCCACGATTCGGACAAGTGCAATCTGTGCGGGGAGTGCGCCTCGTTTTGCCAATACAAGGCCTTGGCAATCATGGGCAAAACCATGCTGTTCTATCCGGAAATGTGTCATGGTTGCGGCGGGTGTTTGAAAATATGCCCCGAGGGCGCTCTCAGTCCTGGCGGACGGGAGCTGGGGGTGATCATCGAGGGCCAAACGGAGTTTGGACGTTTTGTCATGGGTCGGTTGCGGGTGGGAGAAGCAATGAGTCCACCATTGATGCAGCAGGTCAAGCAGCGGGTAAAGGAGCAAACGAGTCATGCTGGGAAGCCTAATGGAGAACTGGGCGGCGTAAGGGGTGATGTGCTGATTGACGCCCCACCAGGGGTAAGTTGTCCGGCGATGCATGCCGTGATGGACACCGACGTGATCCTGCTGGTCACTGAGCCCACGCCTTTTGGTCTGTATGATTTTCGTCTGGCCGTGGAAGCCTTTTCCGGACTGAACAAACCCATGGGCGCTGTGATCAACCGGGTCGGCATCGGTGACCAAGGCGTGGACGACTACTGTCGGGCCGCCGGCATTCCGATCTGGGCCCATATTCCCAACAGCATCTTCGCGGCCAAAGCCTATTCGCGGGGAGAGATCGTCGCCAGAGAGCTGCCGGAACTGAAAGGGATTTTTCAGGAGTTGAAAGAGCGGATGCGGGCCGCCGTCACCGTGTCCCGGGAGGTGGGCCATGCGTGA